A part of Anolis sagrei isolate rAnoSag1 chromosome 3, rAnoSag1.mat, whole genome shotgun sequence genomic DNA contains:
- the LOC132771003 gene encoding uncharacterized protein has product MEQSYSRRSSMAFILKDGKLVHHSEKSMDAGQCHLSKGRSRRLTSRRRSNSVSMCVLPSIPEYPGFQDIKRHYTRGNSVLQDLGRTRLENSPSTRVMSLNRNLGHPMDRFAKGHSKKSFFYDTTLQDHYNDRLMEFRSYGTKKSNGKGNENQKPSFTSHGLRRRNSCGARMQDILRRLSEDSCDSDQIPESMPTCPEDEGTNPECCKKTYLESLILSINAPLEMLVRRE; this is encoded by the exons ATGGAGCAAAGTTATTCACGAAGGTCTTCAATGGCTTTCATTCTCAAAGATGGTAAACTGGTTCACCACAGTGAAAAGTCAATGGATGCAGGACAATGCCATCTGTCCAAGGGCCGGTCTCGGCGGCTAACGTCACGGAGACGGTCAAACAGTGTGAGCATGTGTGTCTTACCaagtatcccagaatatccaggcttCCAGGATATTAAG AGGCACTATACCAGAGGCAACTCTGTGCTTCAGGATCTGGGAAGAACAAGACTGGAAAACTCTCCAAGTACAAGAGTGATGAGCCTAAACAGAAACTTGGGCCATCCAATGGATCGTTTTGCGAAAGGGCACTCCAAAAAGAGTTTTTTCTATGACACAACTTTGCAAGACCATTACAATGACAGGCTGATGGAGTTTAGAAGTTATGGCACCAAAAAgtcaaatggaaaaggaaacgAGAACCAGAAGCCCAGTTTCACCAGCCACGGATTAAGGCGGAGAAACAGCTGTGGGGCCAGGATGCAAGACATCCTCAGGAGGTTGTCTGAAGACTCCTGCGATTCAGACCAGATCCCCGAAAGCATGCCAACTTGCCCAGAGGATGAAGGCACCAATCCGGAATGCTGTAAGAAGACCTATTTGGAAAGTTTGATTCTGAGCATCAATGCTCCCCTGGAAATGCTTGTGCGGAGGGAATAA